One genomic region from Oncorhynchus gorbuscha isolate QuinsamMale2020 ecotype Even-year linkage group LG13, OgorEven_v1.0, whole genome shotgun sequence encodes:
- the LOC123993911 gene encoding dapper 1-A-like isoform X1, whose translation MYHAFDFPMTAERSRDKERLEASLAGLGELELSKQRQECLVLGALALGEPMLEDSIRNELSGFSSWGQENLTLRRQLRALQSSPWGLMLALEQQFCELRVDTDDVTYEGTQGDTMDSRPSSGFYESSEGQSPKGHSCPSEFPEPPSGWGYSSTERPKSLKDALQLTSESLMEPAPRATVPYSISAPYPPLEGIAEEVTAEEPWQWDQNSAQGWEDQATEEDFQQALRIEGYILGLIHRYAFSPRPCMPRTSLWPDPSISSSSSINRQSSLQRKPPLHIPDPQDLYPDRECQAWGCDPLDTEAWGGEAPSMEEDCYLSLPYPHSRPHSLARGHPPSLDPPCGAMDPCLSSESDSPQHYPLSHSPASHKHLVRAQYIPGQACHAPVLSSHYPPEYSPSHYPPEPSKPSQTFVSPDQNSSKARATGKKSHEEGQSSKKPDDRTCRSQSENSLMGQRAFPKHRYSTAERPQHQRCQGPHTGPQHNNTPGGQRWCSTLELSQEEGETQGEQAHRCPSRRVRYTQACSHANPIHHSQVHAQPRLSEYPERAPLCRGEEGRVQAAPGESEFSMSEVCSPASSSLSSDSDEGGLVWPQQLPPCLAPSSSSSPQAFSKDSTQPKAFVKIKASHALKKKILRFRAGSLKVMTTV comes from the exons ATGTATCATGCCTTTGATTTCCCAATGACTGCGGAGCGCAGTCGGGATAAGGAGCGCCTGGAGGCCAGTCTGGCCGGACTCGGTGAGCTGGAGCTCAGCAAGCAGAGGCAGGAGTGCCTGGTCCTCGGTGCTCTGGCTCTGGGGGAGCCCATGCTCGAAGATTCCATAAGGAACGAGCTATCGGGTTTCAGCAGCTGGGGGCAAGAAAACTTGACATTGAGACGTCAGCTG AGGGCGCTCCAGAGCTCCCCCTGGGGGCTAATGCTGGCACTGGAACAGCAGTTTTGTGAGCTGAGAGTGGACACAGATGATGTCACCTATGAGGGGACCCAAGGTGACACGATGGACAGTCGGCCCAGCTCAG GGTTCTATGAGTCGAGTGAGGGCCAGTCTCCAAAGGGGCATTCCTGTCCCTCTGAGTTCCCAGAGCCCCCCTCTGGCTGGGGCTACAGCAGCACTGAGAGGCCCAAGTCTCTGA AAGATGCCCTCCAACTGACAAGTGAGAGTCTGATGGAGCCAGCCCCTCGTGCCACTGTGCCCTACTCAATCTCTGCCCCCTATCCACCCCTGGAGGGCATCGCTGAGGAGGTGACGGCTGAGGAGCCCTGGCAGTGGGACCAAAACTCTGCCCAGGGTTGGGAGGACCAGGCCACTGAGGAGGATTTCCAGCAGGCTCTGAGGATAGAAGGCTACATCCTGGGTCTCATCCATCGCTATGCGTTCTCACCCCGGCCCTGCATGCCTCGTACCAGCCTGTGGCCTgacccctccatctcctcctcatccAGCATTAACAGGCAGAGCAGCCTGCAAAGGAAACCCCCTCTTCACATCCCTGACCCACAGGACCTCTACCCTGACCGTGAGTGCCAGGCCTGGGGGTGTGACCCTCTAGACACGGAGGCATGGGGGGGAGAGGCCCCATCCATGGAGGAGGACTGTtatctgtctttaccctaccCTCACTCCAGACCTCACTCCCTGGCTCGGGGGCATCCACCCTCCCTGGACCCCCCTTGTGGAGCAATGGACCCTTGTTTAAGTAGTGAGTCTGATTCCCCCCAGCACTACCCACTGTCCCACTCCCCAGCCTCACATAAACACCTTGTCAGAGCGCAGTACATTCCTGGGCAGGCATGCCACGCCCCTGTACTATCCTCACACTATCCTCCAGAATACTCCCCCTCACATTATCCTCCAGAGCCTTCCAAGCCCAGCCAAACCTTTGTGTCCCCAGACCAAAACAGCTCAAAGGCCAGGGCCACGGGGAAGAAGAGTCATGAGGAGGGACAGAGCTCCAAGAAGCCTGACGACAGGACCTGCCGCTCCCAGTCTGAGAACAGTTTGATGGGGCAGAGGGCTTTCCCTAAGCACAGGTACAGCACAGCCGAGCGCCCCCAGCACCAGAGGTGCCAGGGTCCACACACAGGCccccagcacaacaacaccccggGGGGGCAACGCTGGTGCTCCACCCTGGAGCTCAGCCAGGAGGAAGGGGAGACCCAGGGTGAGCAGGCCCACAGATGCCCATCTCGTAGGGTCCGCTACACCCAGGCCTGCTCTCATGCCAACCCCATCCACCACTCTCAGGTCCATGCCCAGCCTCGCCTCTCAGAGTACCCGGAGAGAGCACCTCTGTGTCGGGGAGAGGAGGGCCGTGTGCAGGCTGCCCCTGGGGAGTCAGAGTTCAGCATGAGTGAGGTGTGCTCCCCTGCTTCCAGCTCCCTCTCTAGTGACTCCGATGAGGGGGGACTGGTGTGGCCCCAGCAGCTGCCCCCTTGTCTggccccctcctcttcctcctcacctcaGGCCTTCTCAAAGGACTCCACGCAGCCCAAGGCCTTTGTTAAAATCAAAGCCTCTCATGCCCTGAAGAAGAAGATTCTGCGATTCCGCGCCGGCTCTCTCAAAGTCATGACAACAGTCTGA
- the LOC123993911 gene encoding dapper homolog 3-like isoform X2: MLEDSIRNELSGFSSWGQENLTLRRQLRALQSSPWGLMLALEQQFCELRVDTDDVTYEGTQGDTMDSRPSSGFYESSEGQSPKGHSCPSEFPEPPSGWGYSSTERPKSLKDALQLTSESLMEPAPRATVPYSISAPYPPLEGIAEEVTAEEPWQWDQNSAQGWEDQATEEDFQQALRIEGYILGLIHRYAFSPRPCMPRTSLWPDPSISSSSSINRQSSLQRKPPLHIPDPQDLYPDRECQAWGCDPLDTEAWGGEAPSMEEDCYLSLPYPHSRPHSLARGHPPSLDPPCGAMDPCLSSESDSPQHYPLSHSPASHKHLVRAQYIPGQACHAPVLSSHYPPEYSPSHYPPEPSKPSQTFVSPDQNSSKARATGKKSHEEGQSSKKPDDRTCRSQSENSLMGQRAFPKHRYSTAERPQHQRCQGPHTGPQHNNTPGGQRWCSTLELSQEEGETQGEQAHRCPSRRVRYTQACSHANPIHHSQVHAQPRLSEYPERAPLCRGEEGRVQAAPGESEFSMSEVCSPASSSLSSDSDEGGLVWPQQLPPCLAPSSSSSPQAFSKDSTQPKAFVKIKASHALKKKILRFRAGSLKVMTTV; encoded by the exons ATGCTCGAAGATTCCATAAGGAACGAGCTATCGGGTTTCAGCAGCTGGGGGCAAGAAAACTTGACATTGAGACGTCAGCTG AGGGCGCTCCAGAGCTCCCCCTGGGGGCTAATGCTGGCACTGGAACAGCAGTTTTGTGAGCTGAGAGTGGACACAGATGATGTCACCTATGAGGGGACCCAAGGTGACACGATGGACAGTCGGCCCAGCTCAG GGTTCTATGAGTCGAGTGAGGGCCAGTCTCCAAAGGGGCATTCCTGTCCCTCTGAGTTCCCAGAGCCCCCCTCTGGCTGGGGCTACAGCAGCACTGAGAGGCCCAAGTCTCTGA AAGATGCCCTCCAACTGACAAGTGAGAGTCTGATGGAGCCAGCCCCTCGTGCCACTGTGCCCTACTCAATCTCTGCCCCCTATCCACCCCTGGAGGGCATCGCTGAGGAGGTGACGGCTGAGGAGCCCTGGCAGTGGGACCAAAACTCTGCCCAGGGTTGGGAGGACCAGGCCACTGAGGAGGATTTCCAGCAGGCTCTGAGGATAGAAGGCTACATCCTGGGTCTCATCCATCGCTATGCGTTCTCACCCCGGCCCTGCATGCCTCGTACCAGCCTGTGGCCTgacccctccatctcctcctcatccAGCATTAACAGGCAGAGCAGCCTGCAAAGGAAACCCCCTCTTCACATCCCTGACCCACAGGACCTCTACCCTGACCGTGAGTGCCAGGCCTGGGGGTGTGACCCTCTAGACACGGAGGCATGGGGGGGAGAGGCCCCATCCATGGAGGAGGACTGTtatctgtctttaccctaccCTCACTCCAGACCTCACTCCCTGGCTCGGGGGCATCCACCCTCCCTGGACCCCCCTTGTGGAGCAATGGACCCTTGTTTAAGTAGTGAGTCTGATTCCCCCCAGCACTACCCACTGTCCCACTCCCCAGCCTCACATAAACACCTTGTCAGAGCGCAGTACATTCCTGGGCAGGCATGCCACGCCCCTGTACTATCCTCACACTATCCTCCAGAATACTCCCCCTCACATTATCCTCCAGAGCCTTCCAAGCCCAGCCAAACCTTTGTGTCCCCAGACCAAAACAGCTCAAAGGCCAGGGCCACGGGGAAGAAGAGTCATGAGGAGGGACAGAGCTCCAAGAAGCCTGACGACAGGACCTGCCGCTCCCAGTCTGAGAACAGTTTGATGGGGCAGAGGGCTTTCCCTAAGCACAGGTACAGCACAGCCGAGCGCCCCCAGCACCAGAGGTGCCAGGGTCCACACACAGGCccccagcacaacaacaccccggGGGGGCAACGCTGGTGCTCCACCCTGGAGCTCAGCCAGGAGGAAGGGGAGACCCAGGGTGAGCAGGCCCACAGATGCCCATCTCGTAGGGTCCGCTACACCCAGGCCTGCTCTCATGCCAACCCCATCCACCACTCTCAGGTCCATGCCCAGCCTCGCCTCTCAGAGTACCCGGAGAGAGCACCTCTGTGTCGGGGAGAGGAGGGCCGTGTGCAGGCTGCCCCTGGGGAGTCAGAGTTCAGCATGAGTGAGGTGTGCTCCCCTGCTTCCAGCTCCCTCTCTAGTGACTCCGATGAGGGGGGACTGGTGTGGCCCCAGCAGCTGCCCCCTTGTCTggccccctcctcttcctcctcacctcaGGCCTTCTCAAAGGACTCCACGCAGCCCAAGGCCTTTGTTAAAATCAAAGCCTCTCATGCCCTGAAGAAGAAGATTCTGCGATTCCGCGCCGGCTCTCTCAAAGTCATGACAACAGTCTGA
- the LOC123993910 gene encoding C5a anaphylatoxin chemotactic receptor 1 produces MDDMCSILTEEELSLYNITDCEFLKPWGLGPVLGPRHLSALVFYGLVFLLGVPGNALVVWVTGFRMPRSVTSLWFLNLALADLLCCLSLPLLMVPLTMDQHWPFGPVACKLLKGLIYLIMFCSVLLLVLISLDRFLLVSRPVWCQNWRRPRKAGWVCVGVWLLALLCSIPQFVYVKEVQLSTSKSECLGLYTVASAWANTTVRFLVGFVLPFITIVTCHWVVYSRARRVSGVGPGRVSEARSRRTLRVIVAVSLSFFLCWLPLHILDFLVLSTPRHSSHSANVQLVHTLALCLAYCNSCLNPLLYVCLGRGFKQSINRSLRNMFNFATEESVTRQSMFKSTSERTQEMNM; encoded by the coding sequence ATGGATGATATGTGCTCGATTCTCACTGAAGAGGAGTTGAGTCTCTACAACATCACTGATTGTGAATTCCTCAAGCCTTGGGGCCTTGGTCCTGTGCTTGGGCCCCGTCACCTGTCCGCCCTGGTGTTCTATGGCTTGGTCTTCCTGCTGGGTGTCCCGGGCAACGCTCTGGTGGTGTGGGTGACGGGCTTCCGCATGCCGCGCTCCGTCACCTCTCTGTGGTTCCTCAACCTGGCCCTGGCTGACCTGCTGTGCTGCCTGTCCCTGCCCCTCCTCATGGTGCCCCTGACCATGGACCAGCACTGGCCCTTTGGCCCCGTGGCCTGCAAGCTGCTCAAGGGCCTCATCTACCTGATTATGTTCTGTAGCGTTCTGCTGCTGGTACTCATCAGCCTGGACCGCTTTCTGCTGGTCAGCCGgcccgtgtggtgccagaactgGAGGAGGCCTCGCAAGGCTGGCTGggtatgtgttggagtgtggctCCTGGCCCTGCTGTGTAGCATCCCCCAGTTTGTCTATGTGAAGGAGGTCCAGTTAAGCACCAGTAAGTCAGAGTGCCTGGGATTGTACACTGTAGCCAGCGCCTGGGCTAACACTACAGTACGCTTCCTGGTGGGTTTCGTGCTGCCATTCATCACCATTGTTACTTGTCATTGGGTTGTGTACAGCAGGGCCAGGCGGGTGTCTGGGGTGGGGCCTGGGAGGGTGAGTGAGGCGCGCTCCAGACGCACCTTGAGGGTCATTGTTGCCGTGTCGCTGAGCTTCTTCCTGTGCTGGCTTCCACTGCACATACTGGACTTCCTGGTTCTATCAACCCCCCGGCACTCATCGCACAGCGCCAATGTACAGCTGGTCCACACTCTGGCCCTCTGTCTGGCCTACTGTAACAGCTGCCTCAACCCTCTGCTCTATGTGTGTCTGGGACGAGGCTTTAAGCAGAGTATCAATCGCTCCCTGCGCAATATGTTCAACTTTGCCACAGAGGAGTCCGTAACCAGACAGAGCATGTTCAAGAGCACATCAGAAAGAACCCAGGAGATGAATATGTGa